In Desertifilum tharense IPPAS B-1220, one DNA window encodes the following:
- a CDS encoding Uma2 family endonuclease, with translation MLLELRRLRIPPGQRVLLQDVSWQEFEEILAELGEDRAARIAYDRGTLEIMTPLPEHESAKELVSDLLKALLEELDIEFLTLGSTTFKNQWMAKGIEPDNCFYIHNEERIRGKRTLDLAIDPPPDLAIEIDVTSRTHLEIYQALGVPELWRFENGTLQINILQDGQYISAQCSLIFPNISLTDVIPNFVKQCQISGRNQTLKLFRTWVRERL, from the coding sequence ATGTTATTAGAATTAAGACGACTCCGCATTCCACCCGGACAGCGCGTATTATTGCAAGATGTGAGTTGGCAAGAGTTTGAAGAGATTTTAGCAGAACTTGGAGAAGACCGGGCTGCTCGCATTGCTTACGATCGTGGCACCCTAGAGATTATGACACCTCTGCCAGAACATGAAAGTGCTAAGGAACTCGTTAGCGATTTACTCAAGGCACTTTTAGAAGAGTTGGATATAGAGTTTTTAACGCTAGGTTCTACAACCTTCAAAAATCAGTGGATGGCAAAGGGAATAGAACCCGATAATTGTTTTTATATTCACAATGAGGAACGAATTCGAGGCAAAAGAACATTAGATTTAGCCATCGATCCACCTCCCGATTTAGCAATTGAAATTGACGTAACCTCTCGGACTCATCTAGAAATTTATCAAGCTTTGGGAGTTCCTGAGTTATGGCGTTTTGAAAACGGAACTTTGCAAATTAATATTTTACAGGATGGTCAATACATTTCTGCTCAATGTAGTCTAATTTTCCCTAACATCTCTCTAACAGACGTTATTCCTAACTTCGTTAAGCAATGTCAGATATCAGGTAGAAATCAGACCCTAAAATTATTTAGAACTTGGGTGAGAGAACGACTTTGA
- a CDS encoding ATP-binding protein yields MLRLKLSKKGNFKPLNQPTSNLLPTLNFLIRNLKISDKLTLGFGVLVVLTFLVIGRSYLSSVQATTTISRTREVRMPAALVSADAQTNLLKMVSDMRGYLASGEAVFRDRYHQSRQLFEARLEELTVLLEYSPSVENRRRLETLQQTYKQWSALPDRLFALHNNLLENQPALRLLDNEGEVLISTVVVATDRILQEQEARSPSVINALLLKDTVEFKSSFVLMIAQMRGYLVTQDPDFRFDYGAYFKTNQAAWNELISQRDRLTPTQQANLEIVERAYQQFQPLPQRLFEIVESDRYREDLFLFRQETEPLTEQMLLLLNEIVASQQDTLTSELTGASHGLATGEWQTLLGGLIALGVSSGLTLMLRRQIAHPINRLTTVTNRIMAGDLEARANIESQDEIGILAKTFNQMTDYLQHSKDELEEYSKTLEQRVNDRTQELKEKNQQLGETLLYLQHTQAQLIQTEKMSSLGQLVAGVAHEINNPVNFIHGNVTHVDQYVQDLCRLIDLYQQEYQTPTDKIQDLIDEIDLEFLQEDLPKIFASMQVGTERIREIVQSLRTFSRLDEAEVKEVNIHEGIDSTLLILHHRLKAKPNSQEITIIKEYNSLPAIECYAGQLNQVFMNIIANAIDALEEAGTHKCQDLSSENQWIPTIRIGTEIVGENRIAIRIADNGLGIPFKVQERLFDPFFTTKPVGKGTGLGMSISHQIITEKHKGTIVCHSTPTTGAEFVIEIPIHQHANVMVAS; encoded by the coding sequence ATGTTACGACTCAAGTTATCCAAAAAAGGCAATTTTAAGCCGCTTAACCAACCGACCTCTAATCTTCTACCAACGCTTAACTTTTTGATTCGCAACTTGAAGATTAGCGACAAATTAACGTTGGGTTTTGGGGTTCTGGTGGTGCTGACGTTCCTGGTGATTGGACGCAGCTACCTCAGTAGCGTTCAAGCAACGACTACCATTAGTCGGACGCGAGAAGTACGGATGCCTGCGGCGCTGGTTTCGGCAGATGCTCAAACGAACTTGCTGAAGATGGTTTCGGATATGCGAGGGTATTTGGCATCGGGAGAAGCCGTGTTTCGCGATCGCTATCATCAGTCTCGCCAACTGTTTGAAGCCAGACTTGAAGAGTTAACGGTGCTGTTAGAATACTCTCCCTCTGTGGAAAACCGACGCCGCCTTGAGACACTCCAACAGACGTATAAACAATGGTCTGCTCTGCCGGATCGCTTATTTGCGCTGCATAATAATCTACTAGAGAATCAACCGGCTCTGCGCTTGTTGGATAATGAGGGCGAGGTGCTGATTTCTACAGTTGTGGTGGCTACCGATCGGATTTTACAGGAACAAGAAGCGCGATCGCCCTCTGTTATCAATGCACTCCTTCTCAAGGATACGGTTGAGTTTAAAAGCTCTTTTGTCCTGATGATTGCCCAAATGCGCGGCTATTTGGTTACGCAAGATCCGGACTTTCGCTTTGACTACGGGGCTTACTTTAAGACCAATCAAGCGGCTTGGAATGAATTAATCTCTCAACGAGATCGGCTCACTCCCACTCAGCAAGCCAACCTCGAAATTGTTGAGCGTGCCTATCAACAATTTCAGCCTTTGCCTCAGCGCCTGTTTGAAATTGTAGAGAGCGATCGCTATCGAGAAGATTTATTTCTTTTCCGCCAGGAAACAGAGCCTTTAACCGAACAAATGCTTCTGTTACTCAATGAAATTGTGGCTAGCCAGCAAGACACGCTGACTTCTGAGTTAACAGGTGCTAGCCACGGTTTGGCAACGGGGGAATGGCAAACACTTTTAGGCGGGTTAATTGCCCTGGGCGTTAGTAGTGGCTTAACGTTAATGTTACGGCGACAAATTGCTCATCCAATTAATCGCTTAACGACGGTTACTAATCGGATTATGGCAGGCGATCTCGAAGCGAGAGCCAATATTGAATCCCAAGATGAAATTGGCATTCTCGCGAAGACGTTTAACCAAATGACGGATTACTTGCAACACTCCAAAGATGAATTAGAAGAATATAGCAAAACCTTAGAACAGCGAGTAAACGATCGAACCCAAGAGTTAAAAGAGAAAAACCAACAACTCGGCGAAACCTTACTCTATTTACAACACACGCAAGCACAATTAATTCAGACTGAAAAGATGTCGAGTCTAGGACAATTGGTTGCTGGCGTTGCCCATGAAATTAATAATCCTGTTAACTTTATTCATGGTAACGTGACTCATGTCGATCAATATGTCCAAGATTTATGTCGATTGATTGACCTATATCAACAGGAATATCAGACACCCACTGACAAAATTCAAGATTTAATTGATGAAATTGATTTAGAATTTCTGCAAGAAGATTTGCCCAAAATCTTTGCTTCTATGCAAGTGGGAACCGAACGCATTCGCGAGATAGTTCAATCCCTGCGAACCTTCTCGCGTTTAGATGAAGCAGAAGTGAAAGAAGTGAATATTCATGAAGGCATTGATAGCACGCTACTGATTTTGCATCATCGCTTAAAAGCAAAGCCCAACTCTCAAGAAATTACTATTATTAAAGAATATAATAGTTTGCCTGCAATTGAGTGTTATGCAGGTCAACTGAATCAGGTTTTTATGAATATTATTGCCAATGCAATTGATGCTTTAGAAGAAGCAGGAACTCATAAATGCCAAGATTTGAGTTCTGAAAATCAATGGATTCCTACTATTCGGATTGGGACTGAAATTGTCGGTGAAAATCGGATTGCAATTCGGATTGCAGATAATGGTCTGGGAATTCCCTTCAAAGTGCAGGAACGATTGTTCGATCCCTTTTTCACAACCAAGCCTGTCGGTAAAGGGACTGGCTTAGGAATGTCAATCAGCCATCAAATTATCACTGAAAAACACAAAGGAACCATTGTTTGTCATTCGACTCCGACTACGGGTGCAGAATTTGTAATAGAAATTCCGATTCATCAACACGCTAATGTAATGGTAGCGAGTTAA
- a CDS encoding TRAP transporter substrate-binding protein, whose protein sequence is MKRRNLLRYTAIATASTATLAACNPSTPPTTQSSVINLSQPLIRWRMATGWNKSLNVVFGAIDRFCQRVSQATNGRFSITPYEAGDLASALEVMDVVSDATVECGYTAGYHYIKKHPAFGFSTSMPFGLNSQQHNAWLYSGGGLEALQKIYSDYGILFFPGGNTGAQMGGWFTREINSAADLKGLKMRIPGLGGEVLKRLGVEIFLHQGKDIFKALESGEIQGAEWVGPYEDEKLGLDRVAPYYYYPGWWEPSTMYEIQVNQAAWNQLPKEYQSIFQSAAVEANLTMQSQYDAVNGEALERLTLKGVQLLSYSPEILQAAQKEAFALYEDTASQNAGFKVVYEQWKAFRTQAYRWNRINDLDFASFAFSQEM, encoded by the coding sequence AATTTGCTCCGCTATACTGCGATCGCCACTGCTAGCACAGCCACCTTAGCCGCGTGTAACCCAAGCACCCCTCCAACCACTCAATCTTCAGTTATCAACCTCAGTCAACCCCTCATCCGCTGGCGTATGGCAACGGGTTGGAATAAGTCGCTGAATGTAGTGTTTGGCGCGATCGATCGATTCTGCCAGCGCGTCAGTCAAGCCACCAATGGACGCTTTAGCATTACGCCCTACGAAGCTGGAGATCTGGCTTCCGCCCTGGAAGTGATGGATGTGGTTTCGGATGCAACGGTTGAATGCGGGTATACCGCTGGCTACCACTACATTAAAAAACATCCCGCTTTTGGTTTTTCAACCTCCATGCCTTTTGGGCTGAACTCCCAACAACATAATGCATGGCTGTACTCTGGAGGCGGGCTAGAAGCCCTGCAAAAGATTTATTCAGACTACGGGATTCTCTTTTTTCCGGGAGGCAATACGGGCGCGCAAATGGGGGGATGGTTTACCCGCGAAATTAACAGCGCTGCCGATCTCAAGGGCTTAAAAATGCGGATTCCCGGCTTGGGTGGAGAAGTCCTCAAGCGGCTGGGAGTCGAGATTTTCTTGCATCAAGGAAAAGATATCTTTAAGGCGTTGGAATCTGGAGAAATTCAGGGTGCCGAATGGGTTGGTCCCTATGAAGATGAGAAACTCGGCTTAGATCGCGTGGCTCCTTATTATTACTATCCGGGGTGGTGGGAGCCAAGTACAATGTATGAAATTCAAGTGAACCAAGCCGCCTGGAATCAACTCCCCAAGGAGTATCAGAGCATTTTTCAAAGTGCTGCGGTTGAAGCCAACCTAACGATGCAATCTCAATACGATGCGGTGAACGGCGAAGCCCTAGAACGCTTAACCCTCAAAGGAGTTCAGCTTCTGTCTTATAGCCCAGAAATCCTCCAAGCGGCTCAAAAGGAAGCGTTTGCGCTTTATGAGGACACCGCTAGTCAAAATGCAGGATTTAAGGTTGTCTACGAGCAGTGGAAGGCATTTCGGACTCAAGCGTATCGCTGGAATCGGATCAACGATCTCGATTTTGCCAGCTTTGCCTTTAGTCAGGAAATGTGA